The genomic segment CCTTCGAGTCATTTACGCTTAGATTACCCTGAAGCCAGCTATGCTAATTTTGAAAGTAATTGCCCATTTACTTTCGAAATGAATAACGATGCCATAATCAAAGGCAATACAGATTGCGGATTTACAATTACCTATCCAAAGATGAAAGCCACCATTTATCTTACCCATAAAAGTGTCAATGGAAATATCAATAATTTACTGCGTGATGCGCAAAAATTAACCTATGAACATGTAATCAAAGCTGATGATATTGTAGAACAACCCTATTTGAATTCCCAACAAAGAGTATTTGGAATGTTTTACCAAGTTAATGGAAATGCGGCAACTAATTCACAATTTTATGTCACCGACAGCACTAAAAACTTTGTTACTGGGTCAGTATACTTTTATGCTAAACCTAATTTCGATTCCATTATGCCAGCTGCTAGTTATATCAAAAATGATATGCAACGACTTATGGAAACTTTGAAATGGAAATAACAAAAAAAGCATCCTTCCGGATGCTTTTAATTTATGCTATAACTCGTTTATGATTTTGGCAAAACTACTTTATAGGTTTTCCCATCTGCAGTCGCTTCAACCACTTTAGTCAAATTGTCTTGATTTTGGATTGTTTTATCAAAAATCACTGTTGCTTTTTTTGAATCGAAATCCACTGTTGCTTTTTGTACGCCTTCCATAGCGCCTAATTCTTCTTCAATCGTTTTGGCACAACCCATAGCGCATGTCATACCTTCGATTTCAAAACTAGCAGTTTGAACATTTTCAGCAGCAATTACTACTTCTTTTTTAGGCGCGCGCGCTTCTTTCTCAGCAGTCACTTCTTTTGTAGTGGCTTCTTTTTTGCATGATACTGTTAACAAACTAACGAATGCTAATGTAAATATTGTTTTTGTAAGTTTCATATACTGTAAATTTATTTTTTTGATAATTACAAAATTAATCAAAAAAAGGCGGTCAATTTCACAAAATTAGTAGAATTTTGAGCCAAAATTTAATTTATGGAATCCAAACAACTTAAATGGGTACTTCTTTCTATTCTTTCTTTAATTTGGGGGAGTTCGTTTATTCTAATTAAGAAAGGCCTAATCGGTTTAACACCGATACAATTAGGTTCGTTACGAATCATTTTTGCCGGACTTTTTTTGATACTAGTTGGATTCAAAAGCCTATCTAAAATAAGCTTTCAACAATGGAAGTTTATTGCACTTACAGCGCTTTTTGGAACATTTATTCCTGCTTACCTTTTTGCAATAGCACAAACCGAAATCGATAGTTCCGTAAGCTCGATTTTAAATTCGCTTACCCCTTTAAACACTTTAGTCATAGGAAGCCTTGCCTTTGGATTGCATTTTAGACGCAATCAAATTATTGGAGTAATCATAGGTTTAATTGGAAGTGCCTTACTGATCTTGAATGGCGCAATGAACCATCCTGAGCAAAACTACTATTATGCCCTTTTAGTTATTGTTGCCTCAGTATGTTATGCCACAAATGTGAATTTAGTTAAAAAGCACTTATCTGGTATGGCGCCATTAAGCATTACAACTGGTAATTTTTTGGTTATGCTATTTCCTGCTACTTTGATCTTATTCTTTACCGACTTCTTAGATGTTGTAAGTATGCCTCAAGTTCAACATTCAATGCTATTTATTGTAATCTTAGGCGTAATTGGAACTGGTATTGCCAATATTATTTTTTTTAAATTAATTCAGTTGTCCTCTCCTGTTTTTGCTACTTCGGTTACCTACTTAATTCCAATTGTTGCTTTCTTTTGGGGGTTATTAGACAACGAAATGCTAACCCCGATTCAATTTTTAGGTGCATTTATTGTATTAATTGGAGTCTATCTATCCGCTAAAAAATAAAAAAGGCGGTCAACTAAGACCGCCTTTTTGAATATAAATTGTTTATTAATTATTGAAAGTCTGCATCGGCTACACCTTCATTAATTTTAACATCAGTCATTTTTATATTTAATTCAAAACCTACATTTTGAATCATATTAAAAGGAACTTTTACTCCTTTTACTTCACGATAATCTAAATACGAATTGGTTTTATTCATTGTTTTACCACCTTGTTCGATAGTATCCACATCTGCAATTTTTAAACCGGATTTAACATCATAATATAAGGTTGTTTTGCCGTTTTTCAAAGCATAGACTTCTGTTCCGTTAACCATCTCGATTCCTGTCAAACTTACTGCTGGATTTTTCAACAAATTCAATTCTAGAATTGGAGTAGCAATCGCTTTCATCTCTTCTAAATCCTTTCCAGTATATTCCATTTTTTGTCCTTGTTGAATTGCAAAGCCTCCTTTTTCAGTAACCACTTGTTTCACCAAACTCATTGCTCCCATGGCTAATTCAATAACTAGCTTTCCTTTAACATCAGTTTTATACTTAAAACTCAAAGGTGCCGGGGCTTGTGGTATAGATGTAGATCCAGTCATTGCAATTGTTTTAACTGCAAGCACCGCTTTTTCTCCACCAATAGCTTTAATGTAATTGTCCAAAACTGTTTTAGCAGTCATTCCTTTAGGAACTTCTTTTTTGAAAACGGGTTTTTCAACAGGATTACCATATTTATCAAAAAACAAAATTGGAATTTTTAATTTTTCTAGTGCCGGAACTACATCAGCTCCTTTTCCTACAATCAAAATACGACTATTGTCAGCCATAAAATATTTATTAGCTACACGTAATACATCATCAGCAGTTACTGCATTGATGTTTTTAATATAGTTTTCATAAAAATCAGCTGGTAAATTTTGTGTTTGAATACGCAAAGCATAACCTGCGATAGTTTGAGGTTTCTCAATTTGCATTACAAAACGTCCTATATAACCTGCTTTTACGCTCGCTAACATTTCATCCGTCACTTTTTCAGTTCTAATCTTTTTATATTCTTTAAAGATTTCAACTACTGTACTATCTGTAACTGCATTTCGAACTTGAGTAGAAGCTTCAAATTTTGTAATACGTTTTTCACCACGAATACTAGATCTAGCACCATACGTCCATCCGTGTGCTTCTCTTAAATTCATATTCAAGTAACTGTTGAAGTCCCCTCCTAAGATTTGATTGGCTACCAAAGCTGGAAAATAATCCGGATCTGTCATTTTAAGATTAACCAAATTCACTACAGCCACTTCTGACTGAACTGCGTTTGGCATGTCTACGAAATTGATTTGCGAAAAAGCAACATCTTTTGGCTCGGCATACGTTTGTACTGGAGCAGCTGCTTTTTTCCAGGAACCAAATAATTTCTCTACTGCTTTTTTAGTTTCTGCAAATTTAACATCCCCTACAATGATTAAATAAGCGTTCTCCGGAACAAAATACGAACTGTAATTGGCTTGAACATCAGCCAAAGTAACGTTTTTGATTGTTGATTCACTTACATATTCTCCGTTAGGATGTTCTTTTCCGAAAGTCAATAAATCATTAACTCTTCCGGCAACATCTGGCACACTTTTTTCACTTGCTTTTAATCCTTCAATGATTTTGGCTTTTTCTTTGTCAAATTCTTCTTGGGTAAAGTTTGGGTTTAAAGCTCCGTCTGCCATTAATTCTAAAACACGAGCTGCATATTTTGACAAAGCATTCGCAGAAGCTCCGTTGGAACTAAAGTTAACACTTGCTCCCATAAAATCGATTTCTTCATTGAAAGCGGTTTTAGAGATTTTTTTGGTGCCGTTTCCAATTAAACTACTCGTCAAATCAGACACTCCTTTTTTAGCACCTTCTGCATAGGGTGCGTTATCTAAAGTAAGTGTAAATGAAACTCTAGGTAATTTATGATTTTCAACCACCATTACTTTCAACCCATTTTTTAATTGAAACGACTCTGGCTTCCCTATTTTAATAGTTGGAGCGGGTCCTGATTTGGGTTGAGGGATGATTTGTCCTTGCATTATCGCTGATATAAATAAGCTTGATAAAATTATAATTGATTTTTTCATGATGTATCTTAGTTTTGGGATTTATCTTTCACTGGAACATAATCCAACACCATTCTTTGGTTTGGATTTAAATACTTCTTTGCTACATCCCTAATTTCTTCACGAGTAATAGAATGATACATATCAATTTCAGTATTAATTAAATTCACATCTCCATACAACATATGATAGGTTGCCAAATTACTAGCAATTCCCTCAATAGTTGAATTACTATTCACGTATTGATTGTCAAATTGATTTTGTAATTTTTGTAAATCTTTCTCAGAAATTAACTCCGTTTGAAGTTTTACTATTTCTTCGTCTATTTCACCCAACAGATTAGCCGCAGTAAATGGCGATTGAGGTAAACCATATAATATGTATGTTCCATAATCTTCTTGACTATAATTGAAAGCTCCTATTTGTAGCGCCATTTTTTTGTCATCTACAATCTTTTTGTACATTCTAGAACTTTTTCCGTCACTCAAAATAGACGAAATCATATCCAATACTCTAGCTTCACGAGTTTTCATAGATGGTGTTCTGTATGCAGTTACCACCATTGGCAATTGAATGTTTGGATCCTCAAAATTAGCTTTGATCGTTTCGGTAATTGGTGCCTCTTCAAAAGTGGCACGTTTAATTGGTGTTCCTTTTGGAATTACCCCAAAATATTTTTGAATCCATTCTTTAGCTTGTTCTGGTTTGAAATCTCCAGCAACAACTAAAACCGCATTGTTTGGAATGTAGAATTTTTTATTAAACGCTTGGAATTCCTCTAGCTTAGCTGCGTCTAAATGTTCCATAGAACCAATAGTGGTCCATCGGTATGGATGGTTTTTAAACATATTCTTCTTTACTTGCGGAATTAATTGTCCGTAAGGACTATTGTCATAACGCAATCTTTTCTCTTCCTTAACCACCTCATTTTGAGTATCAACTCCTATTTGATTGATTACTGGATGTAATAAACGCTCTGCTTCCATCCATAAACCTAACTCTAAATTGTTAGAAGGAAAAACCTCGTAATAATAGGTTCTATCTTCAGTAGTATTAGCATTATTTACACCACCGTTACTGGTAACAATTTTAAACCACTCGCCACGTTTAATGTTTTCAGTTCCTTCAAACAACAAATGTTCAAAAAAGTGAGCAAAACCGGTTCGGTCTGGTTGTTCGTCTTTAGCACCTACGTGGTACATTACCGAAGTAACCACCGTCGGAGCCGAAGGATCGTTGTGCAAAATTACGTGCAATCCATTGTCTAAGTTGTACTCTTCAAAAGCAACTTTCTGAGCAGAAGCAACTCCTCCCAGCATCAATGCAGCACTCAACATCATGATAGATTTTTTCATAAAGATTAATAATTTAAAGTTAGATTTAGGTTTTAATACTCCTAAGGAATTCTAATTAGATACTCTCAAGAAACTATTGTTACATCAAAAATAGTTTTTTTTATTTAGTATTTCTAAAACTCAACCATTTTGATAAATAATTAACATCCGTTTTTTAGCAAATACAGGATCCAAAAACTTTTTATTCAGAGAGATTGCACAGTAAATTATTAATTGTATATTTGCAACCTTAAAATTAATAAAAACAATTTCGTATGTATGCAATCGTAGAGATAGCAGGGCAACAATTCAAAGTAAGCAAAGACTTAAAGGTTTATGTTCACCGTTTGGCTAACGAAGAAGGTTCAAAAGTTTCTTTTGACAAAGTTCTTTTAGTAGATGACAAAGGTAATGTAACTTTAGGCGCCCCAGCTATAGAAGGTGCTTCTGTAGAAGCTAAAGTGTTACAACACTTAAAAGGAGACAAAGTTATCATTTTCAAAAAGAAAAGAAGAAAAGGGTACAAAAAGAGAAACGGTCACAGACAATATCTTACTCAAATTGTAATTGAAGGTATTACAGTAGGTGGAGCTAAAAAAGCTGCAGCACCTAAAAAAGAAAAAGTAGTAGCTGAAGCGCCAGCAACTGAGGAAGCTAAACCAGCTCCAAAAGCTAAAAAGGCAGCTCCAAAAGCTAAAAAAGAAGATACTAAAGAATAATTAACAATATTAAAACCAATACGTCATGGCTCACAAGAAAGGTGTCGGTAGTTCGAAGAATGGTAGAGAATCAGAATCAAAACGTTTAGGCGTTAAGATTTTTGGTGGTCAAGCTGCTATTGCTGGAAACATCATCGTAAGACAAAGAGGTTCTAAACACAATCCAGGTGAAAACGTTTACATCAGTAAAGATCACACACTACACGCAAGAGTAGATGGAGTTGTTAAGTTCCAAAAGAAAAGAGATAACAAATCATACGTTTCTATCCTTCCATTCGAAGCATAATCTGTACGATTTTATAGATCATTAAAAAACCTGTTTCTCACGAAACAGGTTTTTTTGTTTAAAATTAAAACAGTGTCAAAAATAAAAAACCCTTACATTGCTGTAAGGGTTTTTCAATCTAAAAATCTAACTTTATAAAAAGTCTAAGCCGTCTGACTAATATCTATAGTATTCTGGTTTGAATGGTCCTTGAACCTCCACACCAATGTAAGCTGCTTGCTCTGGACGCAATGTCTCTAATTCTACGCCTAATTTAGCCAAGTGTAAAGCCGCTACTTTTTCATCTAAATGTTTTGGTAACATGTACACCTCATTATTATAAGCCGCACTGTTTTTCCATAATTCTATTTGTGCCAAAGTCTGGTTTGTAAATGAGTTACTCATCACAAAACTTGGGTGACCTGTAGCACAACCTAAGTTTACCAAACGACCTTCGGCCAAGATGATAATATCTTTTCCGTTTACGTTGTAAATATCTACTTGAGGTTTCACTTCGTTTTTAGTATGACCAAAGTTTTTGTTCAACCAAGCCATATCAATTTCGTTATCAAAGTGTCCAATGTTACATACAATCGTTTTGTCTCTCATTTGTTCGAAGTGAGAACCTAAAACAATATCTTTATTTCCAGTAGTAGTAATGATAATATCAGCAGTTCCAATAACTGTATTCAATTTCTTTACTTCAAAACCGTCCATTGCTGCTTGTAAAGCGCAAATTGGATCGATTTCAGTTACCGTTACAATAGAACCTGCACCTCTAAATGAAGCTGCTGTTCCTTTTCCTACGTCACCGTATCCGCAAACAATTACTCTTTTTCCAGCCAACATAATATCAGTTGCTCTTCTAACTGCATCAACAGCTGATTCTTTACATCCGTATTTGTTGTCAAATTTCGATTTAGTAACAGAGTCATTTACGTTAATAGCTGGCATTGGTAATGTTCCTGCTTTTACTCTTTCGTATAATCTATGTACTCCTGTTGTAGTTTCTTCAGACAATCCTTTGATTCCTTCTACTAAATGAGGGTAACGATCAATAACCATATTAGTCAAATCACCACCATCGTCCAAAATCATGTTCAATGGTTTTCTATCTTCACCAAAGAATAAAGTTTGTTCAATACACCAGTCAAAATCTTCTTCATTCAAACCTTTCCAAGCATACACTTGAATTCCAGCAGCAGCAATAGCAGCAGCAGCCTGATCTTGAGTAGAGAAAATATTACAAGAAGACCAAGTCACCTCAGCTCCCAATGCAATTAAAGTTTCAATCAAAACCGCAGTTTGAATGGTCATATGCAAGCATCCTGCAATACGAGCCCCTTTTAATGGTTGTTCGGCTGCATATTCTGCACGAAGTGCCATTAATCCAGGCATTTCAGCTTCTGCTAATTCAATTTCTTTTCTTCCCCAAGCCGCTAGAGAAATGTCTTTTACTTTGTAAGCCACATAAGGCATCGTTGCTGTACTCATTTATAGTATATTTGTTATTGTAAAAATTTTTGCAAAATTACATAATAACTTATGATTTTAAAAACATTCCCCTACATTTATGAATTGTTTAGGGCGCTAATCTTTTAAAAATCAACAAAATAATTGAAATTCATTTCTTTTTGGAGCTATTCCCGCCATTCGCTTTATCTTTGCTACTGCCTTCAAGAGCCTCAGTCAGCAACAAAGGATGTCGCTACTGTCGGGGCTAAAACACGTTTTCGGTATGCCATTGTATAAAACTATTCAACACAATTCCAACACACAAATCCTGATTTGGAACATCACCGAATCCTTCGAACAATTGAACCAAGAAGTCCAATTGAACGAAAAAAGTCAATTGCGACTCAACGGTATGAAATCCGAGATGCACCAACGTGCTTTTCTGAGCGTGCGCAAATTATTAGAGTTAGCAGGTTATTCGGATTTTGATTTGGAATATGATGAATTTGGAAAACCACATTTACATTCCAAAAATCGTCACACTGAGTTTACCGAAGTGTCGATTACCCATTCCCATCATTTTTCGGCCATCATTGTAAGTAACGAAGCTGTTGGGATCGACATCGAAATGCAACGCGAAAAAATTTTGAAAATCGCTCATAAATTTGTCAATGACGAAGAATTGAGCCGACTTCAGAAAACAGACCTTACCGATTATATCAAAAAACTAACCGTAAAATGGGGAGCTAAAGAAGCTCTTTTTAAAATTAAAAATGAAAAAGGAATCAGTTTTAAAGACCATATTCAAGTAGTTCCTTTCGAATTAAACCAAACTCAAACTACAGCCGATTTAAATTTTAATGGAGCCAAACAAAAATTCAACATCCATTTTTCAGAATTGGATGCTAATTTTACACTAGTATATGCTTTTGAGAATAACGACACAATTCAAGAACATTAATTATGATAGAATTCT from the Flavobacterium ammonificans genome contains:
- the gldD gene encoding gliding motility lipoprotein GldD, with translation MSKKINSFILILVALTISSCKKEVLPKPSSHLRLDYPEASYANFESNCPFTFEMNNDAIIKGNTDCGFTITYPKMKATIYLTHKSVNGNINNLLRDAQKLTYEHVIKADDIVEQPYLNSQQRVFGMFYQVNGNAATNSQFYVTDSTKNFVTGSVYFYAKPNFDSIMPAASYIKNDMQRLMETLKWK
- a CDS encoding heavy-metal-associated domain-containing protein; the protein is MKLTKTIFTLAFVSLLTVSCKKEATTKEVTAEKEARAPKKEVVIAAENVQTASFEIEGMTCAMGCAKTIEEELGAMEGVQKATVDFDSKKATVIFDKTIQNQDNLTKVVEATADGKTYKVVLPKS
- a CDS encoding DMT family transporter, whose translation is MESKQLKWVLLSILSLIWGSSFILIKKGLIGLTPIQLGSLRIIFAGLFLILVGFKSLSKISFQQWKFIALTALFGTFIPAYLFAIAQTEIDSSVSSILNSLTPLNTLVIGSLAFGLHFRRNQIIGVIIGLIGSALLILNGAMNHPEQNYYYALLVIVASVCYATNVNLVKKHLSGMAPLSITTGNFLVMLFPATLILFFTDFLDVVSMPQVQHSMLFIVILGVIGTGIANIIFFKLIQLSSPVFATSVTYLIPIVAFFWGLLDNEMLTPIQFLGAFIVLIGVYLSAKK
- a CDS encoding M16 family metallopeptidase; amino-acid sequence: MKKSIIILSSLFISAIMQGQIIPQPKSGPAPTIKIGKPESFQLKNGLKVMVVENHKLPRVSFTLTLDNAPYAEGAKKGVSDLTSSLIGNGTKKISKTAFNEEIDFMGASVNFSSNGASANALSKYAARVLELMADGALNPNFTQEEFDKEKAKIIEGLKASEKSVPDVAGRVNDLLTFGKEHPNGEYVSESTIKNVTLADVQANYSSYFVPENAYLIIVGDVKFAETKKAVEKLFGSWKKAAAPVQTYAEPKDVAFSQINFVDMPNAVQSEVAVVNLVNLKMTDPDYFPALVANQILGGDFNSYLNMNLREAHGWTYGARSSIRGEKRITKFEASTQVRNAVTDSTVVEIFKEYKKIRTEKVTDEMLASVKAGYIGRFVMQIEKPQTIAGYALRIQTQNLPADFYENYIKNINAVTADDVLRVANKYFMADNSRILIVGKGADVVPALEKLKIPILFFDKYGNPVEKPVFKKEVPKGMTAKTVLDNYIKAIGGEKAVLAVKTIAMTGSTSIPQAPAPLSFKYKTDVKGKLVIELAMGAMSLVKQVVTEKGGFAIQQGQKMEYTGKDLEEMKAIATPILELNLLKNPAVSLTGIEMVNGTEVYALKNGKTTLYYDVKSGLKIADVDTIEQGGKTMNKTNSYLDYREVKGVKVPFNMIQNVGFELNIKMTDVKINEGVADADFQ
- a CDS encoding M16 family metallopeptidase, with the protein product MKKSIMMLSAALMLGGVASAQKVAFEEYNLDNGLHVILHNDPSAPTVVTSVMYHVGAKDEQPDRTGFAHFFEHLLFEGTENIKRGEWFKIVTSNGGVNNANTTEDRTYYYEVFPSNNLELGLWMEAERLLHPVINQIGVDTQNEVVKEEKRLRYDNSPYGQLIPQVKKNMFKNHPYRWTTIGSMEHLDAAKLEEFQAFNKKFYIPNNAVLVVAGDFKPEQAKEWIQKYFGVIPKGTPIKRATFEEAPITETIKANFEDPNIQLPMVVTAYRTPSMKTREARVLDMISSILSDGKSSRMYKKIVDDKKMALQIGAFNYSQEDYGTYILYGLPQSPFTAANLLGEIDEEIVKLQTELISEKDLQKLQNQFDNQYVNSNSTIEGIASNLATYHMLYGDVNLINTEIDMYHSITREEIRDVAKKYLNPNQRMVLDYVPVKDKSQN
- the rplU gene encoding 50S ribosomal protein L21, with amino-acid sequence MYAIVEIAGQQFKVSKDLKVYVHRLANEEGSKVSFDKVLLVDDKGNVTLGAPAIEGASVEAKVLQHLKGDKVIIFKKKRRKGYKKRNGHRQYLTQIVIEGITVGGAKKAAAPKKEKVVAEAPATEEAKPAPKAKKAAPKAKKEDTKE
- the rpmA gene encoding 50S ribosomal protein L27; translation: MAHKKGVGSSKNGRESESKRLGVKIFGGQAAIAGNIIVRQRGSKHNPGENVYISKDHTLHARVDGVVKFQKKRDNKSYVSILPFEA
- the ahcY gene encoding adenosylhomocysteinase gives rise to the protein MSTATMPYVAYKVKDISLAAWGRKEIELAEAEMPGLMALRAEYAAEQPLKGARIAGCLHMTIQTAVLIETLIALGAEVTWSSCNIFSTQDQAAAAIAAAGIQVYAWKGLNEEDFDWCIEQTLFFGEDRKPLNMILDDGGDLTNMVIDRYPHLVEGIKGLSEETTTGVHRLYERVKAGTLPMPAINVNDSVTKSKFDNKYGCKESAVDAVRRATDIMLAGKRVIVCGYGDVGKGTAASFRGAGSIVTVTEIDPICALQAAMDGFEVKKLNTVIGTADIIITTTGNKDIVLGSHFEQMRDKTIVCNIGHFDNEIDMAWLNKNFGHTKNEVKPQVDIYNVNGKDIIILAEGRLVNLGCATGHPSFVMSNSFTNQTLAQIELWKNSAAYNNEVYMLPKHLDEKVAALHLAKLGVELETLRPEQAAYIGVEVQGPFKPEYYRY
- a CDS encoding 4'-phosphopantetheinyl transferase family protein, whose translation is MPLYKTIQHNSNTQILIWNITESFEQLNQEVQLNEKSQLRLNGMKSEMHQRAFLSVRKLLELAGYSDFDLEYDEFGKPHLHSKNRHTEFTEVSITHSHHFSAIIVSNEAVGIDIEMQREKILKIAHKFVNDEELSRLQKTDLTDYIKKLTVKWGAKEALFKIKNEKGISFKDHIQVVPFELNQTQTTADLNFNGAKQKFNIHFSELDANFTLVYAFENNDTIQEH